The Litchfieldia alkalitelluris genome has a window encoding:
- a CDS encoding DUF1659 domain-containing protein, whose amino-acid sequence MAEQVLTGTSLRLILEAGVDQFGEMKYKSKNYNNIKTSATPDALFATANALLGLQSLKNAGIRRFDTNDIF is encoded by the coding sequence ATGGCAGAACAAGTATTAACAGGTACGTCGTTACGTTTGATTCTTGAAGCGGGTGTGGATCAGTTTGGTGAGATGAAGTATAAATCAAAGAACTACAACAACATCAAAACCAGTGCAACACCTGATGCGTTATTTGCAACAGCGAATGCTCTTTTAGGGCTTCAAAGCTTAAAGAATGCGGGAATTCGTCGATTCGACACAAATGACATTTTTTAA
- a CDS encoding YvrJ family protein, giving the protein MEQWFPFIQEVGFPVVVTFYLLHRIETKLDRVIESIQSIPEKMAPEQVQVKKSV; this is encoded by the coding sequence ATGGAGCAATGGTTCCCATTTATTCAAGAAGTCGGATTTCCGGTCGTTGTCACGTTTTATCTGCTTCATCGAATTGAGACGAAGCTAGATCGTGTGATTGAATCGATTCAGTCTATCCCTGAAAAAATGGCACCGGAACAGGTTCAGGTGAAAAAATCAGTTTAA
- a CDS encoding glycosyltransferase family 2 protein: MASILTTSFFALQMILLFFWAYWIFISLFGFGRPSKIEDKLPSKRFLILVPAHNEEKVVGNLVRNLKDLDYPDELYDVVVIADNCTDKTAEIAKELGAIALEHTSKPGELRGKPYGIKYAVDQIGDDLTKKYDGICFFDADNLVSRNYLKEMNNHLLKGDKLIQSYLDSKNPGDNWVTLSYATSYYYMNRSWQLAKSRLGLGNAIGGTGFCVDTTLFKEVGWTARSLTEDLEFTMQCLLKGTPAKWCHHARVYDEKPESFIASCVQRLRWARGHWDVCFKYAPKLMYRAIRKADILAFDGFIYLVNPGRIILNALTGLILVFSQISTVSWLQSVVPWQLWLTLLVFQFSYVVYTMVIDSNNRLNKVKAIISLVVFNFSYIPLFFWSLFTKGNKTWKRTEHTRSIVMEEIDVSESEVAAGKESKAV, from the coding sequence GTGGCCAGTATCTTAACGACTAGTTTTTTTGCTTTACAAATGATTTTATTATTTTTCTGGGCTTATTGGATCTTCATTAGCCTCTTTGGATTTGGTAGACCGAGTAAAATAGAAGACAAGCTACCAAGCAAACGATTTTTAATCTTGGTTCCTGCTCACAATGAAGAGAAAGTGGTTGGAAATCTAGTAAGAAATTTAAAAGATTTGGATTATCCTGATGAATTATATGATGTGGTCGTTATTGCTGATAATTGTACAGATAAAACGGCCGAGATCGCAAAAGAATTAGGAGCGATTGCTCTAGAACATACGAGTAAGCCTGGGGAATTAAGAGGAAAGCCTTATGGTATTAAATATGCAGTCGACCAAATCGGCGACGACCTGACAAAGAAGTATGATGGAATTTGTTTTTTTGATGCCGATAATTTAGTTTCTCGTAATTATCTAAAAGAAATGAACAATCATTTATTAAAGGGAGATAAGTTGATTCAAAGTTATTTAGATTCAAAAAACCCTGGTGATAACTGGGTGACTCTTTCTTATGCAACAAGCTATTATTATATGAATCGATCTTGGCAGCTTGCTAAGTCAAGATTAGGCCTTGGAAATGCAATTGGCGGGACTGGTTTTTGTGTGGACACAACTCTGTTTAAAGAAGTCGGTTGGACAGCGAGATCATTAACCGAGGATCTAGAATTTACTATGCAATGCTTGCTAAAAGGGACGCCAGCTAAATGGTGTCACCATGCAAGAGTGTATGATGAGAAGCCCGAAAGCTTCATTGCTTCATGTGTACAACGTTTACGTTGGGCGCGTGGTCATTGGGATGTGTGCTTTAAGTATGCACCTAAATTAATGTATCGTGCGATCAGAAAAGCGGATATCCTTGCCTTTGATGGGTTTATCTATTTGGTTAATCCTGGCAGAATTATATTAAATGCACTGACTGGACTTATTCTTGTATTTTCACAAATATCTACGGTTAGTTGGTTACAGTCGGTTGTACCTTGGCAGCTGTGGTTAACTTTATTAGTTTTCCAATTTAGCTATGTGGTTTATACAATGGTGATTGACTCGAACAATCGGTTAAATAAAGTTAAAGCGATTATTTCTCTTGTGGTTTTTAACTTTTCATATATTCCGTTGTTTTTTTGGTCGTTATTTACCAAGGGAAATAAGACTTGGAAAAGAACGGAGCATACTAGAAGCATTGTTATGGAGGAAATTGATGTAAGTGAATCAGAGGTTGCGGCAGGGAAGGAATCTAAAGCGGTATAG
- a CDS encoding DUF2922 domain-containing protein, which yields MAKTLEMSFSTVDGKTAKVSIENPNEPVDQVALAAAMDAIIAANVFYRAGGDLAGKLGARVVERNVVDVVLG from the coding sequence ATGGCTAAGACGTTAGAAATGAGCTTTAGTACAGTGGATGGGAAGACGGCGAAGGTTTCGATTGAGAATCCGAATGAACCGGTTGATCAAGTGGCTCTGGCTGCTGCGATGGATGCGATCATTGCAGCGAATGTGTTTTACAGAGCTGGCGGTGACCTTGCTGGGAAACTTGGTGCTCGCGTGGTAGAGCGAAATGTAGTAGATGTGGTGTTAGGTTAA
- a CDS encoding glycosyltransferase → MKILLIGFTKLAYMPYMNFYLSQVANQNNDVHLLYWNRDEKEEIPLSYNVKLHEFKQYQEDEVAKIRKIRSFLKFRKNALSLLRKEQFDLVIVMHTIPGVLLYDVLKKHYFKKYILDYRDVTFEGIGLYKKIIDKLVHGSSATFVSSNAFRSILPKTENIYTTHNILLDSLEHRDIRRNIDRDQNPIRIRYWGFIRHESINKTLIERLANDNRFELHFHGREQETANNLKNYCITLNIKNVFFHGAYEPKERYQFGRETDLLHNIYENDSTTTAMGNKFYDGVTLYIPQICNKGSYMGEQVSESNIGLECDLNEQKFADNVYDFYTSIKWKEFESNCDKKLREILTEYETAKEVVSKIIENESILKY, encoded by the coding sequence TTGAAAATATTATTAATTGGTTTTACAAAATTAGCATATATGCCTTATATGAATTTTTATTTGAGTCAAGTTGCTAATCAAAATAATGATGTTCATTTGCTATATTGGAATCGAGATGAGAAAGAAGAAATTCCTTTATCTTACAACGTGAAATTGCATGAATTTAAACAATATCAGGAAGACGAAGTTGCCAAGATACGCAAGATCAGAAGTTTTTTAAAATTCAGGAAAAACGCTCTATCACTTTTGCGTAAAGAGCAATTTGATCTAGTGATTGTAATGCATACTATTCCTGGTGTATTACTTTACGATGTGTTAAAAAAGCATTATTTTAAAAAATATATTTTAGATTATCGCGATGTTACTTTTGAAGGGATAGGGTTGTATAAAAAAATAATCGATAAATTAGTTCATGGTTCCAGCGCTACCTTCGTTAGTTCTAATGCATTTAGAAGTATATTACCTAAAACAGAAAACATTTACACTACCCATAATATTTTATTAGATTCACTAGAACATAGAGACATTCGACGTAATATAGATCGTGATCAAAATCCAATCCGAATTAGATATTGGGGGTTTATAAGACACGAGTCTATTAACAAGACTCTTATTGAAAGATTAGCTAATGATAATCGCTTTGAACTCCATTTTCATGGTAGAGAACAGGAAACAGCAAATAATCTAAAAAATTACTGTATTACACTTAATATAAAAAATGTCTTTTTTCATGGGGCTTATGAACCCAAAGAGAGATACCAATTTGGTAGAGAAACAGACTTGTTGCACAACATATATGAAAATGATTCAACAACCACTGCAATGGGCAATAAATTTTATGATGGAGTAACTCTTTACATTCCTCAAATATGTAACAAAGGTTCATATATGGGAGAACAAGTATCAGAAAGTAATATAGGGTTAGAATGCGATCTAAATGAACAGAAATTTGCAGACAATGTCTATGATTTTTACACTTCAATTAAATGGAAAGAGTTTGAAAGTAACTGCGATAAAAAGTTAAGAGAGATTTTAACTGAGTATGAAACGGCTAAAGAAGTAGTAAGCAAAATTATAGAGAATGAAAGTATATTAAAATACTAA
- a CDS encoding sugar transferase has protein sequence MYMKIKRMIDIILSLIGLIVLSPIYLILIIAIKIESRGPVLFKQKRVGINKTHFNILKFRTMRIDTPKDTPTHLLENPDQYITKMGKFLRKTSLDELPQIWNIFVGQMSIIGPRPALWNQYDLIEERDKYGANDVPPGLTGWAQINGRDELPIEIKAKLDGEYVEQLSLLMDIKCFFLTIVSVLRSDGVIEGGTGNQDNFNVKTKLKDR, from the coding sequence ATGTATATGAAGATTAAAAGAATGATAGATATAATTCTTTCTTTAATTGGACTTATAGTATTATCACCGATTTATTTAATTTTAATAATTGCTATTAAGATCGAATCAAGAGGACCGGTTCTTTTTAAGCAAAAGCGTGTTGGAATAAACAAAACGCATTTTAATATATTGAAGTTCAGAACTATGCGGATAGATACGCCTAAGGACACTCCAACTCATTTATTAGAGAACCCTGATCAATACATTACTAAAATGGGGAAGTTTTTAAGAAAGACTTCTCTTGATGAGTTACCGCAGATTTGGAATATCTTTGTTGGTCAGATGAGTATTATTGGGCCAAGGCCAGCATTATGGAATCAATATGACTTGATAGAAGAACGAGATAAGTATGGTGCTAATGATGTTCCACCAGGGCTTACTGGTTGGGCTCAGATTAATGGTAGGGATGAGCTTCCTATAGAAATAAAGGCAAAGTTAGATGGGGAATATGTTGAACAACTTAGTTTGTTGATGGATATCAAATGCTTTTTCTTAACTATAGTTAGTGTTCTTAGAAGTGATGGGGTTATAGAAGGTGGAACAGGGAATCAAGATAACTTTAATGTTAAAACTAAACTCAAAGACCGTTAG
- a CDS encoding glycosyltransferase family 4 protein: MKILFITTEGFDTPGPNNQMAMVMIRDFLDEGFDVHLIQSRRKKINTDVPDILKGKKGFTYDVIDRKVIDKTNFINRYIDEAKYALTSFNKWKKVKDADIVFLQSCPTVIYQLLMLKLFNNKPIVYNIYDVFPGHAFDIGVIKSKLIYNVLKLIQRFTYKLSTIITVLSEDMKEKIMEENVPREKIRVVPAWYDDKAVKEVVLRENKFIKKYNIPTDKFHVQFAGTIGYVFNYNAILEAASILKEEEGIIFQIIGDGNVKQEFIEKARECKLNNIEFYPLQPIEIVPDVYSACSICVIPLNKGVIGNGVPSKAPLLMACRRVIINSVEENSEYYKMFNKNDIGISVSNDNHHALANAILYLYNNPERIREMSEKAVRFGNENYTSTHNTKKFINIFYELME; this comes from the coding sequence ATGAAAATATTATTTATTACGACCGAAGGGTTTGATACTCCTGGTCCAAATAATCAAATGGCTATGGTTATGATAAGAGATTTTTTAGACGAAGGATTCGATGTTCATTTAATTCAAAGCCGTAGAAAGAAGATAAATACGGATGTTCCAGATATACTAAAAGGAAAAAAAGGATTCACATACGATGTTATAGATAGAAAAGTAATAGATAAAACTAACTTTATTAATAGATATATAGACGAAGCAAAGTATGCTCTAACTAGTTTTAATAAGTGGAAGAAAGTGAAGGACGCAGATATAGTATTTTTACAATCTTGTCCGACAGTTATATACCAATTACTAATGCTTAAATTATTCAATAACAAACCAATTGTTTACAATATATATGATGTATTCCCAGGACACGCATTTGATATTGGTGTAATAAAAAGTAAGCTAATATATAATGTGCTCAAGTTAATTCAAAGATTCACATATAAGCTTAGTACAATTATTACTGTTCTTTCAGAAGATATGAAAGAAAAAATCATGGAAGAAAATGTGCCTAGAGAAAAAATTAGAGTCGTACCAGCTTGGTACGATGATAAGGCTGTGAAGGAAGTAGTCTTAAGGGAAAATAAATTTATTAAAAAATATAACATTCCTACTGATAAGTTCCATGTCCAATTTGCAGGGACTATTGGCTATGTTTTTAATTACAATGCAATTCTAGAAGCTGCCTCTATTTTAAAGGAAGAAGAAGGCATTATATTTCAAATAATAGGTGATGGTAATGTTAAACAGGAATTTATTGAAAAGGCACGAGAATGTAAGTTAAACAATATAGAGTTTTATCCGTTGCAACCAATAGAAATTGTTCCTGATGTTTATAGCGCTTGTTCAATTTGTGTTATCCCGCTTAATAAAGGTGTTATTGGAAATGGAGTTCCAAGTAAAGCTCCTCTTTTAATGGCTTGTCGTCGAGTAATAATTAATTCAGTGGAAGAAAACTCTGAGTATTATAAAATGTTTAATAAAAATGATATTGGAATTTCTGTGTCAAATGACAATCACCATGCTTTAGCTAATGCAATACTTTATCTTTACAATAATCCCGAGAGAATAAGAGAAATGTCAGAGAAAGCAGTGCGCTTTGGGAACGAAAATTATACTAGTACTCATAATACTAAAAAATTTATAAATATTTTTTATGAATTAATGGAGTGA
- a CDS encoding CpsD/CapB family tyrosine-protein kinase, whose protein sequence is MARKNIRKTQLGSQNRSLISLKNPKSPISEQYRTIRTNIQFSTVDAELKTIMVTSSGPGEGKSTTTNNLAIVFAQQGKKVLLIDADLRKPTAHFSFRQDNSIGLSNVLTRQTTFDQAIRETEQPNLFLLTSGPIPPNPAELLGSRMMDNLLKELAGLFDMIIFDTPPVLAVTDAQVLANKCDGVVLVASSGRTENEAALKAKESIVSAKGKIIGVVLNNKKQKDSQYYYYYGRN, encoded by the coding sequence TTGGCTCGTAAAAACATACGTAAAACACAACTTGGATCTCAAAATCGTAGTTTAATTTCATTGAAAAACCCTAAATCACCTATCTCAGAACAATATAGAACAATTCGTACGAATATACAGTTTTCCACGGTTGATGCTGAATTAAAAACAATAATGGTAACTTCTTCAGGTCCTGGAGAGGGAAAGTCAACGACAACGAATAATTTAGCTATTGTTTTTGCTCAACAGGGAAAAAAGGTATTACTAATTGATGCGGACTTAAGAAAACCAACAGCTCATTTTTCGTTTCGACAGGACAATAGTATTGGGTTATCAAATGTCCTCACAAGGCAAACAACATTTGACCAAGCTATTAGAGAAACAGAACAGCCTAACTTATTCTTATTAACAAGTGGTCCGATTCCTCCAAATCCAGCGGAATTATTAGGTTCAAGAATGATGGATAATTTACTAAAAGAGTTAGCAGGTCTATTTGATATGATCATTTTTGATACACCACCAGTCCTAGCTGTTACAGATGCTCAGGTATTGGCTAATAAGTGCGATGGTGTTGTACTTGTGGCAAGCAGTGGGAGAACAGAAAATGAAGCGGCATTAAAAGCGAAGGAATCCATTGTAAGTGCTAAAGGTAAGATTATTGGAGTAGTACTAAATAATAAAAAGCAAAAAGATAGCCAATATTATTATTACTACGGAAGAAATTAA
- the galU gene encoding UTP--glucose-1-phosphate uridylyltransferase GalU, whose translation MKKVRKAIIPAAGLGTRFLPATKAMPKEMLPIVDKPTIQYIVEEAIQSGIEDIIIVTGKGKRAIEDHFDHSFELEENLIAKEKFELLEKVRSSANVDIHYIRQKEPKGLGHAIWCARNFIGDEPFAVLLGDDIVQNDIPGLKQLIDEYEATRSSVIGVKTVPDNETHRYGIIDPSTQEGRRYQVNQFVEKPAPGTAPSNLAIMGRYVLTPEIFMFLERQQTGAGGEIQLTDAIEKLNGIQRVFAYDFEGKRFDVGEKLGFITTTIEMALTHEDLKMDLLKFMEDILVEHKKENK comes from the coding sequence GTGAAGAAAGTTAGAAAAGCGATTATTCCAGCGGCGGGACTTGGAACTAGATTTTTACCAGCAACAAAAGCAATGCCAAAAGAAATGCTACCAATTGTTGACAAACCAACGATTCAATACATAGTAGAAGAAGCAATTCAATCAGGAATTGAAGATATTATTATCGTAACTGGTAAAGGTAAACGTGCGATTGAGGATCACTTTGATCACTCATTTGAGTTAGAAGAAAACTTAATTGCAAAAGAAAAGTTCGAATTACTTGAGAAAGTACGTAGCTCTGCAAATGTAGACATCCACTACATCCGTCAAAAAGAGCCAAAAGGACTTGGACATGCGATATGGTGTGCTCGTAACTTTATTGGTGATGAACCATTTGCTGTATTACTAGGTGATGATATTGTACAAAATGATATACCTGGGTTAAAACAACTGATTGATGAATATGAAGCAACTCGTTCTTCTGTTATCGGAGTAAAAACAGTACCAGATAATGAAACACACCGATATGGCATAATTGACCCTTCCACTCAAGAAGGACGTCGTTATCAAGTAAATCAATTCGTCGAAAAGCCAGCACCAGGAACTGCACCTTCAAACTTAGCGATTATGGGCAGATATGTTCTAACACCTGAAATTTTCATGTTCCTTGAAAGACAACAAACAGGTGCAGGTGGGGAAATTCAATTAACAGATGCAATTGAAAAGTTAAATGGAATTCAACGTGTATTTGCTTATGACTTTGAAGGTAAACGTTTTGATGTTGGTGAGAAATTAGGGTTTATTACAACAACGATTGAAATGGCATTGACTCATGAGGATTTAAAAATGGACTTGTTGAAGTTTATGGAAGATATTTTGGTTGAACATAAAAAAGAAAATAAATAG
- a CDS encoding polysaccharide biosynthesis protein: MTYKKRLGFLMLVDSIIVLSAIYIGYFMFEPYLSIYTYPFLLISSINLLIFHHIFAAIYHLYKKAWEYASVGELVGIFKSVTFSIAVVAVIQFVIFDHIYLRVLAVTWMLHILLIGGSRFSWRIVRDQFKKDTKVKKRALIIGAGSAGTMVVRQLMNQDAELLPVGFIDDDIKKQNLDIFGIPVLGGTEKIEQVVKELEVEQIIISIPSLSKKELNAIYSECSKTNAKTHIMPMLEDLMLGKVSVNHLREVQVEDLLGREPVELDMKSISEKITDKVVLVTGAGGSIGSEICRQIASFKPKTLLLLGHGENSIYLIDMELRNKYKDTLTIVPIIADVQDRKRIFEVVETYNPDVIYHAAAHKHVPLMEYNPKEAVKNNIIGTRNVAEAADAYGVYSFVLVSTDKAVNPPNIMGATKRFAEMVIQSLATRSNTKFVAVRFGNVLGSRGSVIPLFKKQIQAGGPVTVTHADMTRYFMTIPEASRLVIQAGSLARGGEIFVLDMGEPVKIVDLAKNLIKLSGFSIDEIGIHYSGIRPGEKMYEELLNEDEIHHKQVFPKIHIGKATVMEYKVLEDLIDQYEGMNLEDLKEYLLSYANKKVEKEEVEKVLA, encoded by the coding sequence ATGACTTATAAAAAAAGGCTCGGATTTTTAATGTTAGTTGACTCCATTATTGTTTTGTCTGCAATTTATATTGGATATTTTATGTTTGAACCTTACTTAAGTATTTATACTTATCCCTTTTTGTTAATAAGTTCTATTAATTTATTAATTTTCCATCACATATTTGCTGCTATCTACCATTTGTATAAAAAGGCTTGGGAATATGCTAGTGTAGGCGAGCTTGTTGGGATATTTAAGTCAGTTACGTTTTCGATAGCTGTTGTGGCAGTGATTCAATTTGTTATTTTTGACCACATTTACCTAAGAGTTTTAGCTGTAACGTGGATGCTTCATATTCTATTAATTGGTGGATCACGCTTTTCGTGGAGAATTGTACGTGACCAATTTAAAAAAGATACTAAAGTGAAAAAACGAGCGCTAATTATTGGGGCTGGATCTGCAGGGACGATGGTCGTGAGACAACTAATGAATCAAGATGCCGAGTTATTACCAGTAGGTTTTATTGATGATGATATAAAGAAGCAAAATTTAGATATATTCGGAATACCAGTACTAGGTGGAACTGAGAAAATAGAACAGGTTGTAAAAGAACTTGAAGTAGAACAGATTATTATTTCTATCCCATCCCTTAGTAAAAAAGAATTAAATGCCATCTATTCGGAATGCAGTAAAACAAACGCAAAAACACATATCATGCCAATGTTAGAGGATTTGATGCTTGGAAAAGTGTCAGTTAATCATCTAAGAGAGGTACAGGTTGAAGATTTATTAGGTCGAGAACCAGTAGAATTAGATATGAAAAGCATTTCAGAGAAAATCACAGATAAGGTTGTCTTAGTTACAGGTGCTGGCGGGTCGATTGGTTCAGAGATTTGTAGACAAATAGCTTCTTTTAAACCCAAAACCCTACTATTGTTAGGTCATGGTGAAAATAGTATCTATTTAATCGATATGGAGCTGCGTAATAAATACAAGGATACGTTAACCATTGTTCCAATTATTGCTGATGTCCAAGATCGTAAGAGAATTTTCGAAGTAGTAGAAACCTATAATCCAGATGTGATATATCATGCGGCAGCACATAAGCATGTACCTTTAATGGAGTATAATCCAAAAGAAGCTGTGAAAAACAATATCATTGGGACGCGAAATGTGGCAGAAGCTGCGGACGCATATGGTGTGTATTCATTTGTATTAGTATCAACAGACAAAGCTGTGAATCCACCGAATATAATGGGTGCAACAAAGCGTTTTGCTGAGATGGTTATTCAATCATTAGCAACTAGAAGTAACACGAAGTTTGTAGCAGTTAGGTTTGGTAATGTATTAGGAAGTCGTGGAAGTGTAATACCTCTGTTTAAAAAACAAATTCAAGCTGGTGGACCTGTAACAGTTACTCACGCTGACATGACAAGATACTTCATGACGATTCCAGAGGCTTCAAGATTGGTAATTCAAGCTGGATCTCTTGCGAGAGGTGGAGAGATTTTTGTCTTAGATATGGGTGAGCCTGTGAAGATTGTTGATTTGGCGAAGAATTTAATTAAGCTATCAGGATTTTCAATTGATGAGATTGGTATTCATTATTCAGGGATTCGTCCTGGGGAAAAGATGTATGAAGAGTTATTAAATGAAGATGAGATACACCATAAGCAAGTGTTTCCTAAGATACATATTGGGAAAGCGACCGTTATGGAGTATAAGGTGCTAGAGGATTTAATTGATCAATATGAGGGTATGAATTTGGAAGATTTAAAAGAGTATTTGTTGTCATATGCGAATAAGAAGGTAGAAAAAGAAGAGGTTGAGAAGGTACTAGCTTAG
- the gloA2 gene encoding SMU1112c/YaeR family gloxylase I-like metalloprotein has protein sequence MKLNKIHHIAIICSNYEKSKTFYVDVLGLTVVQEVYREERNSFKLDLAVGDEYQIELFSFPNPPERPSYPEARGLRHLAFELDNIDKAVKELEEKGIEVEPIRVDSLSEKRFTFFADPDGLPIEFYEK, from the coding sequence TTGAAATTAAACAAAATTCACCATATAGCCATTATCTGTTCTAACTATGAAAAATCAAAAACATTCTATGTTGATGTATTGGGGTTAACAGTAGTTCAGGAGGTTTACCGAGAGGAAAGAAACTCCTTTAAACTTGACCTAGCAGTAGGAGATGAATATCAAATCGAACTGTTCTCATTCCCAAATCCCCCAGAGCGCCCTTCCTACCCAGAAGCACGGGGACTAAGACACTTAGCATTCGAATTAGATAACATAGATAAAGCTGTGAAGGAGTTAGAGGAAAAAGGTATCGAGGTTGAACCAATTAGAGTAGATTCACTATCAGAGAAACGCTTTACCTTTTTCGCAGATCCCGATGGCTTGCCAATCGAATTTTACGAGAAGTAA
- a CDS encoding YjcZ family sporulation protein — protein MHCGYGYAAPVAAAPVGMNPFVLIVVLFILLIIVGASWF, from the coding sequence ATGCATTGTGGATATGGATATGCAGCTCCAGTTGCAGCTGCACCGGTGGGAATGAACCCATTTGTGTTAATCGTTGTGTTGTTCATCTTATTAATTATCGTTGGTGCTTCTTGGTTCTAA
- a CDS encoding YveK family protein: MEETISLKELYQTLRKRLWMIALITVIATTVSGVVSYLFLTPIYQSTTQILVNQKTSDQPIYNSSDIRTNIELINTYNVIIKKPVILDKVKKELNLESSVEQLSNQITVAAEGNSQVVNITVQDEDAETAKEIANTIAVVFQKEIVNLMSVDNVSILPASEFEVSPSPVKPQPLLNMAIALVVGLMIGVGLAFLLEFLDNTIKSEQDIEKVLGLPVLGAITEIDLAAEGLDRNSTNTRTVRGESVGS, translated from the coding sequence ATGGAAGAAACAATTAGCTTAAAGGAATTATATCAGACGTTACGTAAGCGTCTATGGATGATTGCTCTAATAACGGTTATTGCTACAACGGTAAGTGGTGTTGTTAGCTACCTATTTCTAACGCCAATTTATCAATCTACGACACAAATTCTTGTAAATCAGAAAACTTCTGATCAACCAATTTACAATTCAAGTGATATTAGAACAAATATAGAATTAATTAATACTTATAATGTCATAATCAAAAAGCCAGTTATTCTAGATAAAGTGAAAAAGGAACTTAACCTTGAAAGCTCTGTTGAACAGTTAAGTAATCAAATTACAGTTGCTGCTGAAGGCAACTCACAAGTTGTTAATATTACAGTACAAGATGAAGATGCTGAAACAGCTAAAGAAATCGCAAATACAATTGCAGTTGTATTTCAAAAAGAAATTGTAAACTTAATGAGTGTTGATAATGTTAGTATTCTACCGGCTTCAGAGTTTGAGGTTAGTCCTTCACCGGTTAAACCACAACCACTGTTAAATATGGCGATCGCCTTAGTTGTTGGTTTAATGATTGGAGTTGGGTTAGCGTTTCTTCTAGAATTCTTAGATAATACGATTAAATCAGAACAAGATATCGAAAAGGTACTAGGACTTCCAGTATTAGGTGCAATTACAGAAATTGACCTCGCAGCAGAAGGGTTAGACCGTAATTCGACAAATACTCGCACAGTAAGAGGTGAATCAGTTGGCTCGTAA